From one Mytilus trossulus isolate FHL-02 chromosome 10, PNRI_Mtr1.1.1.hap1, whole genome shotgun sequence genomic stretch:
- the LOC134687915 gene encoding uncharacterized protein LOC134687915 — protein sequence MGMLKKALDHWTKSGANDQVLEVIKNGYKLPFYTVPSICFLKNNRSALDNPEFVQSEIEKLINLGCVSKVDLIPKVVNPLTVAKNKDKLRLVLDARHVNPHLHKFRFKYEDASDAATLFNKQDYLFSYDLKSAYHHIEIFSEHKPYLGFAWEISGKISYYVFNVLPFGISTAGYIFTKVSRPVVQYFRQKGIKIIMYLDDGIGGAENYEKALEISNQVHTELLMFGFLIAEQKCNWQPSQTIKWLGLIWDMCVGKIYASPERLNKLRNFLKHFFEKISSGNCLFKARLVASLVGQIISMQAAMGSVVRLRTRSLYECIMQKASWDSPVLIKAMAFDEVVFLKENVEFLNGKELLDEKVNTSVVYTDASGTGFGGYIVEYEESEVIGSWKSDEQVKSSTWRELEAVYRMLMSKLNYLKGQKVLLKTDNQNVVHILCKCSVKLDLQTIAINIANICTREAISLSPQWIPRTDNVKADLFSKTSDCDDWEIKEYIFNHFDKKWARYSIDRFASDYNRKCIRFNSKHWCTGTEGIDAFNYAWAGENNWIVPPPSLIAKWIQLGQTIEDEICAAGVTSENFSTLADRMVHFLLHSRSDNTTKLYHGAFRRFEKFIISEGGVAIPAEPIHVSLYLTKLLDSGSSHSVLQTAFYAIKWVHNINNLDDPTDNNFAKNLLESSKRQEHSPKVKKDIIDSADIVKLCEKYIYSEDIGVIRDLVMIVLGYSGFLRFSEISNIKYKDIKFCESHIDITIEKSKTDQYRLGDSIVIAKGQSAACPFNLLKKYLNLAKISSSDEFLFRPIFRSGSYYSLIYKNKPLSYTRSRECIVNRLKEVCKNLNIGLHSLRASGATKAANSNVSDRCWKRHGRWKSDSAKDGYVADSLEHRLEVTKHLGWEQASLMQGSFIFS from the exons ATGGGCATGCTTAAAAAGGCTTTAGATCATTGGACAAAATCAGGGGCTAATGATCAAGTATTAGAAGTGATCAAGAACGGGTATAAACTACCTTTTTACACTGTACCaagcatttgttttttaaaaaacaacagaTCGGCATTAGATAATCCTGAATTTGTACAGAGTGagatagaaaaattaattaatttaggTTGTGTGTCAAAAGTAGATCTCATACCAAAAGTAGTAAATCCTTTAACAGTAGCTAAAAACAAGGATAAGTTGAGATTAGTTTTAGACGCCAGGCATGTAAATCCGCACTTGCATAAATTTAGATTTAAGTATGAAGATGCAAGTGATGCAGCAACTTTGTTTAACAAGCAGGATTATCTGTTTTcatatgatttaaaatctgCATACCATCATATTGAGATATTTTCTGAACATAAACCATATCTTGGATTTGCGTGGGAAATTTCAGGAAAGATTTCCTATTATGTTTTTAATGTATTGCCATTTGGTATTTCAACAGCTGGTTACATTTTCACTAAAGTTTCTAGACCGGTAGTACAGTATTTTAGACAAAAAGGTATAAAAATCATCATGTATTTAGATGATGGTATAGGTGGAGCGGAAAATTATGAGAAAGCATTAGAAATAAGTAATCAAGTACACACAGAATTGCTAATGTTTGGGTTTCTTATAGCAGAACAAAAATGCAATTGGCAACCTTCTCAGACAATTAAATGGTTAGGTTTAATATGGGACATGTGTGTTGGCAAGATTTATGCGTCACCTGAACGTTTAAATAAACTgagaaattttttaaaacattttttcgaGAAAATTTCTTCAGGAAACTGTTTATTTAAAGCGAGGCTAGTGGCTTCATTAGTAGGTCAGATAATTTCTATGCAAGCAGCTATGGGTAGTGTTGTTAGATTGAGAACTAGGAGTCTTTATGAATGCATAATGCAAAAAGCTAGTTGGGATTCGCCAGTTTTAATTAAAGCAATGGCATTTGATGAAGTCGTTTTCTTGAAGGAAAACGTAGAGTTCCTCAATGGCAAGGAACTGTTAGACGAGAAAGTCAACACCAGTGTGGTGTACACCGATGCCTCTGGCACAGGCTTCGGTGGGTATATAGTAGAGTATGAAGAAAGCGAAGTTATAGGTTCATGGAAATCTGATGAACAAGTAAAAAGTTCAACTTGGCGTGAACTTGAGGCAGTTTATAGAATGCTTATGTCGAAATTAAACTATTTGAAGGGTCAAAAAGTTCTATTGAAAACTGACAATCAGAACGTTGTACACATATTATGTAAATGTAGTGtcaagttagatttacaaacaaTTGCAATAAATATTGCGAACATATGTACTAGGGAGGCAATTTCGTTAAGCCCACAATGGATACCCAGAACTGATAACGTAAAAGCTGATTTATTCAGTAAAACATCAGATTGTGATGACTGGGAGAtcaaagaatatattttcaaccattttgataaaaagtGGGCTAGATATTCAATAGACAGATTCGCGTCAGATTACAATAGAAAATGCATACgttttaattcaaaacattgGTGCACAGGTACCGAAGGTATTGATGCGTTTAATTACGCATGGGCAGGAGAGAACAATTGGATTGTTCCACCTCCTAGTTTGattgcaaaat GGATTCAACTAGGACAAACAATAGAAGACGAAATATGTGCAGCTGGTGTGACGTCAGAAAACTTTTCAACTTTAGCCGATCGAATggtacattttttattacattctaGAAGTGACAATACAACTAAATTATATCATGGTGCTTTTCGGAGATTCGAGAAATTCATCATTTCTGAAGGAGGAGTGGCAATTCCAGCAGAACCTATTCATGTGTCATTGTATTTAACCAAGCTTTTAGACAGTGGTTCTTCACACAGTGTTTTACAAACTGCTTTTTACGCTATTAAGTGGGTGcataatataaacaatttagatGATCCGACAGATAATAATTTCGCAAAAAATTTGTTAGAATCCTCAAAAAGACAAGAGCATAGTCCAAAAGTTAAGAAAGATATTATTGACTCAGCTGATATAGTTAAGCTTtgtgaaaagtatatttatagTGAAGACATAGGTGTAATAAGGGATTTAGTTATGATAGTGCTTGGTTACTCTGGTTTTTTACGATTCAGTGAAATCagtaatataaaatacaaagatataaaattttgtgaatCACATATTGATATTACTATAGAAAAGAGTAAAACCGATCAATACAGATTAGGTGACTCGATAGTTATTGCCAAAGGTCAATCCGCAGCATGTCCttttaatttactaaaaaagtatttaaatttaGCTAAGATTAGTTCGTCAGATGAATTCCTATTTAGACCTATTTTCAGATCAGGCAGTTATTAtagtttgatatataaaaacaaaccacTTAGTTATACTAGGTCTAGAGAATGTATTGTCAATCGTTTGAAAGAAGTAtgtaaaaatttgaatattggTTTGCATTCGCTGAGAGCTAGTGGTGCTACAAAAGCAGCGAATTCTAATGTAAGCGACAGGTGTTGGAAACGTCATGGTCGTTGGAAAAGCGACTCGGCAAAAGACGGATATGTCGCTGATTCATTAGAACATAGATTAGAAGTGACCAAGCATTTag gttgggaacaaGCCTCCCTCATGCAAGGgtcatttatttttagttaa